From the Streptomyces sp. NBC_00654 genome, the window CTCGGTCGCCGCGGACGACTCACGGTTCCCCGGCATCACCACGCCGGGCTGGGTCGATGTCGTCATCAACGTCCTGTCCACCCTGCTGCTGATCGCCGTGGTGTACGTGGCCTTCCGGGCCCGCCGGGCCGTCGACGCGCTCACCCCCGAGGACGAGGCGAGGCTCCGCGGTCTCCTGGACAAGTACGGCGACCGCGACTCGCTCGGCTACTTCGCGCTGCGGCGCGAGAAGAGCGCCGTCTGGTCGCCGACCGGGAAGGCGGCCGTGGTCTACCGGGTGGTCGGCGGGGTCTCGCTCGCCTCCGGCGACCCGATCGGCGACCCCGAGGCCTGGCCGGGCGCGATCACACCGTGGCTGGCCGAGGCCCGGGAGCACGGCTGGATCCCGGCGGTCATGGGCGCGAGCGAGGAGGCGGGCACCGTCTACGCCCGGCACGGTCTCGACGCACTGGAGCTGGGCGACGAGGCGATCGTGGAAACGGCCGATTTCACCCTTGAGGGGCGCGCGATGCGCACCGTGCGCCAGGCGTACAACCGGGTCCGGCGGGCCGGTTACGAGGTGACCGTCCGACGGCACGCGGACATTCCCGCCGACGAGATGGCCGAGCTGCTGCGCCGCGCCGACGACTGGCGCGACGGGGCCACCGAACGCGGCTTCTCCATGGCTCTCGGGCGCCTGGGCGACCCGGCGGACGGGCAGTGCGTGATGCTGGAGTGCCGCGATGCCCCCGCTGCGAGCGACACACCCGGCAGCACCGCCGGGGACGGCGGGGCGGACGGGGACGGCGGGGCGCGCGCGAAGCCGGGCGAGCTGCGCGCCGTCCTGAGCTTCGTCCCCTGGGGCCCGCACGGCCTCTCGCTGGACCTGATGCGCCGCGACCGGGACGCGGAGAACGGCCTGATGGAGTTCATGGTCATCGAGCTCCTCCAGCGTTCCGGGGAGATCGGGATCACGCAGGTCTCGCTCAACTTCGCGATGTTCCGGTCCGTCTTCGAGAGGGGATCGCGGCTGGGTGCCGGACCGGTGCTGCGGCTGTGGCGCTCCCTGCTGAGCTTCTTCTCGCGCTGGTGGCAGATCGAGTCGCTCTACCGTGCCAACGCCAAGTACCGACCGATCTGGGAGCCCCGATTCATGCTCTTCGAGAAGAGCGCCGACCTGTTGCGCATCGGCGTCGCGGCGGGCCGCGCCGAAGGGTTCCTGGAGGCTCCCGGGCTGCCCAGGTGGATGCACCGCACCCATCTGGAAACCCATAGATGACCGTCCGTACGGGCGCCCTGCGTTCGGCGGCCCGCCGGGAGTGGGGGCCGCTGCTGGGAACCGTACGGCGGGCACTCGCCGCACGTGGCGCGCGGGCCGTCCCGCTGACGCTGACGGCCGTGTTCCTGACGGCGCTGATACAGGTGGTGCAGAACCGGTCCTGGGGATTCCGGACCGTGCAGAACCTCGGCGCGGTGCGGGCCGAGGACCCGCTCTGGCTCGCCCTGCTTCGTACCCCGTTGTCACTGTTCGTCCCCGCGCTCGACCTGCCGGTGTGGGGTGCGCTGGCGCAGTTGCTCCTGGTGCTCGGCATCGCCGAGATCACGCTGGGGCGCGGGCGCACGCTGGGTATCGCGTATCTGGCGACACTGGCCGGGACGCTGTACGCCCGGGTCGGCGTCGCGGTCGGTCCGGCGGGGTTCTTCGGACTGCCCGCCTCCGACGCCCAGGTCGTGGACACGGGCCCGTCGGCGGCGGTGGTGGGGCTCGCGGTGTACGTCTGCTGCGCCTGCCGGGCCTGGTCCACCGGGGCGCTCGTGATCGTGGCGATGATGGTGGAGATCGTCTTCAAGGACAACCTGGCGGGCAAGGAGCATCTCGCCGCGATCGCCGCCGTACTATTCCTGTGCGCCGCGGCCGAGTGGCACCGGCACACGCGCCGGCGCGGTCAGGACCGGGGCGGGGGCGGCAGCGGCACCCGGTCCGGGGCCCCGCCGATGAGGTCCTGAAACCTGCGGCGCGGCCCCACCCACCGCACGTCGTGGTGGTAGGCGCGCAGCACCGCCCGGGAGCGGGCCCGGTGCCGGCCCCGGTAGAAGCGCCTCGCCCAGAGCGATGTCGGCCGGGCCAGCCGGATCGCGCCGATCAGCGCGATGAACGGGACGAGCGTACCGACCACCGCCATCCGCGCCTTGCCCTTGAACAGGGCGATCAGCACGAAGCAGAAATTGATCACGACGGACAGGATGACGCTCAGCCGGCTCTGCTGTTCGTCGCCGCTGACGTCGTCCACCCCCAGCGGTGAGAAGCCCGCGAGGACCAGCAGGACGAGCGAGGCCGTGAGGACGACGACCTCCACGCTGCGGCGGCCCTCCTCGGTCCAGTACACGTCGTCGAGGTGGAGGATCAGCGCGAACTCGTCGAGCACGAGCCCCGCCCCCACCCCGAAGATCACCGCGAAGACCCCTGCGGTCACCCCGTGGCGTCCGCTCGCGACCGCGCCGAAGCCGCCGACCACGGACAGCACGACCCCGGGCACCACATGGTGGATGTGCACCCCGCCCGGGGTGATGTTGCGGAACGGCCCCTTCCCCGCCCGGATCATGCGGGTGATGGTGCGGGTGACCGCGAAGGTCAGGACGAAGGCGCTCAACGCCAGGAGCAGCGGGAGTTTGCCCGGCTCGGTGATGTTGGCGTACCACCAGTGACCCATGCCACCCACTCCCGATACGTCACATTGCTCCATTTTGGAGGCGTTTCGCCCAATCTATCGGCGAGATGAACCGGCTAGCCTGCCCGCGGTGACCTCCCTGAACAGCCACGGCATACGTTTCGCCTTCGGCACGCTGACCGTGCTCCCCGTCCGCGTCACCCGCTGGGACCGCGGGAGCGCCCGCGCCGGAATGCTCTGCGCCCCGCTCGCCGGTCTTGTCGTGGGCCTGCTCGCCGCCGCGCCCGGCTCCCTGCTGCTGCTGTCCGGGGCGGGGCCGCTGCTCGCGGCGGTCGCCTCCGTCGCGGTGCCCGCGGCCCTCACCCGGGGCCTGCACCTGGACGGCCTGGCGGACACCGCGGACGGCCTCGGCAGCGCCAAACCGGCCGAGGACGCCCTGCGGATCATGAAGCAGTCGGACATTGGGCCGTTCGGTGTCATCACGCTGCTCCTGGTCCTGCTGGCCCAGGTCGCGGTCCTCTTCCAGCTGTACGGGCAGGGCTGGGCGCACGGGGCGCTGGGGGCGGCCGTCGCCGCCGTCGCGGCCCGGCTCGCGCTCACCCTGGCATCGCGTCAGGGAGTGCCCGCGGCCCGCCCGGAGGGGCTGGGCGCGGTGGTCGCGTCCACGGTTCCGGTGGGGCGCGCGACGGCGGCCGGGGTCCTCACGGTGGCGGGCTGCGCGGCGGCGGGCGCGCTGCTGGGCCCGTGCGGGGCGCTGCACCACGCGCTCGCCGTACTGGGCGCCCTCGTGGCCGCCGAACTGCTGCTCAGGCACTGTGTGCGGCGCTTCGGCGGGGTGACCGGGGATGTCTTCGGCGGGCTGGAGGAGACGGCGGCGACAGCGGCCCTGGTGATCCTGGCGCTGGGGGCGTGAGCTGCCGGGCAGGTCGCCGCGGGCCGGCGCCCGGCCCGAACCGACCCCGCCCCGGAACCAGAAGCGGAACCGGAACCGGAAGCGGAACCGGAAGCGGGGCCAGAACCGGAAGCGGAACCGGAGGCCGAAGCGGAACCCCGCCCCGGGCTCCGGTCAGCAGGCCTTCCGCCAGACGCCGAGCTCGTACTTCTTGAGCAGGGAGCTCAGCCCCAGCCGCCGGGAATCCGCGCAGAACCGGGCCACCGGCAGCTCGTACTCGACGTGGAAGACGGCCTTCCCCGCCTCGATGAACGGGGTGAGATCCCCGCATTCCCCGTACTGGGCACACTGTTCGTTGACCGCGAAGTCGAAGTCCCCCACCAGCTCCGGGATCTGGTCCAGGTCGTTCTTCAGGCCCACGGCGAGCCCGTGGCGGTGGGCGATGCGGGCGATGAGGCGGTTGTAGCGCAACTGGTCGGCGGCGGTGAGCGGAAAGCCGGTGCGGTTGCGGTAGCCGTCCATGTTGTCCGGCTCCACGGCGTCGAAGCCCTTCTTCGCGCACATGGCGATCCGGGCCTCCATCAGGGGTTCCAGGATGTCGACGGCGCGGATGTCGAACCAGCGCTCGCCCTCCCAGCCGTTGCCCCGGCCGAGCACCGCGGCGGGGAACTCCCCGGCGTCCGGGCGGAAGTCCTCCCAGGCGCCGGTGGAGAGATAGCAGATCACCTTGCGGTCCCGGCGGTGCAGACCGGCCACCGCCGCCGCGTCGTGATCGAAGCCGTCGATGTCGTACACCGGAACGTCGACCGTCGGATCGAGCCGGCCGGAAAGCTGCCACTGCCAGTCCAGACCCGGCTCCGGACGCCAGCGGGACCCGGTGTCCGGACCGGCGGAACCGGAGCGCTCCGGAGGGCCGGATTCCGGCCGCCCCGGGGTACAGCCGGAGAGCAGGACCAGCAGAATCAGTACGGTGACGGGCACCGGCGACCACCGCCCCGTACCCTCTTCCCCACCCCTGCCCCGCACCGTTCCCCCGCTTCTCCCGGTTTCTCCCGGCTTCTCGACCTGCCCGGCACCGGCCGGAACAACGACCCTACTGCGGGCCCACGTTCCCTCCGGCCCCACCCGGCGGGGAGGACCGCCGGAGCGCTGCCGGAGGAGCGCCGGAGCACCGCGGCGGGGGCGGGCCGGACCGGGAACGGCCCGCCGCCGTGATCCAACAGGAAAGGCGCGCGTAGGCTCATTCCCGGCACATTGCGGCGGCGTCTACGATGCGCCGGGCACGGTCGGCCCACCCCTCGACCGACACAGAACTCAACGGAAGCGAGATTTCACCACCGTGACTGCTCTCACTCTCAGCACCTCCGGCGCGGCGACGCTGCGCGCCGACGCACTCGTCGTCGGCGTCGCGAAGGGTGCCAAGGGCCCGGTGCTCGCACCGGGCGCCGAGGCCGTGGACAAGGCGTTCGACGGAAAGCTCGCCACCGTCCTGGAGACCCTGGGTGCCACAGGTGCCGAGGGCGAAGTGACCAAGCTCCCCGCGCCGTCCGGCCTCAAGGCCCCGGTCGTCATCGCGGTCGGTCTCGGTCCGGTCCCGGACAAGGACGACGCGTACGACTCCGAGGCGCTGCGCCGGGCCGCGGGCAGCGCGGCCCGCGCGCTGACCGGTTCGAAGAAGGCCGGCTTCGCCCTGCCGGCCGAGTCCGTCGAGGACGCCGAGGCCGTCGCCGAGGGCGCGCTGCTCGGCGCGTACGCCTTCACCGCCTACCAGGGCGGCGAGAACAAGCTCGCCCCCAAGGGCAAGAAGGACAGCGGTCCGAAGCAGCCGCTCGCCGAGGTGGCCCTGCTCGGCGCCAAGCCGCGCGACAAGGCGTTCAAGGCCGCCGCCGAGCGCGCCGTCGCCCTCGCCGAGGAGATCAACCGCGCCCGCGACCTGATCAACACCCCGCCGAACGACCTGTACCCCGAGTCCTTCGCCGCCGTGGCCACCGCCGCCGGCAAGGAGCACGGCATCAAGGTGCAGATCCTCGACGAGAAGGCGCTCGTCAAGGGCGGCTTCGGCGGTCTGCTGGGTGTCGGCCAGGGCTCGTCCCACGGCCCCCGCCTGGTGAAGCTCGCCTACACGCACCCGAAGGCGGAGAAGACCCTGGCCCTCGTCGGCAAGGGCATCACCTACGACTCGGGCGGCATCTCGCTGAAGCCGGCCGGCCACAACGAGACGATGAAGTGCGACATGAGCGGCGCCGCCGCCGTGTTCGCCGCCGTCGTCGCGGCCGCCCGTCTCGGCCTCCGGGTCAACGTCACCGGCTGGCTGGCGCTCGCCGAGAACATGCCGTCCGGCAACGCCACCCGCCCGGGTGACGTGCTGCACATGTACAGCGGCAAGACCGTCGAGGTGCTCAACACGGACGCCGAGGGCCGTCTCGTGCTCGCCGACGCGCTGACCCGCGCCTCGGAGGAGAAGCCGGACGCGATCGTCGACGTGGCGACCCTGACCGGCGCGATGGTGCTGGCGCTCGGCAACCGCACGTTCGGCATCATGGCGAACGACGACGCCTTCCGTACCTCCATCCACGAGATCGCCGAGGAGGTCGGCGAGGCCTCCTGGCCGATGCCGCTCCCCGCCGACCTGCGCAAGGGCATGGACTCCCCGACCGCCGACATCGCCAACATGGGCGAGCGGATGGGCGGCGGCCTGGTGGCCGGTCTGTTCCTCCAGGAGTTCGTGGGCGAGGGCATCGCCTGGGCGCACCTGGACATCGCGGGTCCGGCCTTCCACGAGGGCGCGCCGTACGGTTACACGCCCAAGGGCGGCACCGGTTCCGCGGTCCGCACCCTGGTGCGGCTGGCGGAGCGCACCGCCGCCGGAGACCTCGGCTGAGACAGCCGGCGTCGTACGGCCCCGGGCATATGTCCGGGGCCGTATGTGTTCTTCCGTCGGTATCGCCGCACGGTCCGGGCGGGTTTCGCTCTCGACGAAATCCGTACGTCTCCACGCAGCGGTAACCGTCCGGGACGGACGATCATCCGTCCCAGACCCGGGCCCCGCGTCCCGCCCACCGTCAACAAGTGCGAAGATGGGTTCTCGGCAGGACAGGGCCCCCACCACAGGGCCGAACAACAAAGCGGCCGAACACCAGCCGACCGGCCGGTCACACCCCAGCGACGGGGCCCGGCGTACGGCGCACATGCATGGAGGACGTGACGTGGCGAACGACGCCAGCACCGTTTTCGACCTAGTGATCCTCGGCGGTGGCAGCGGCGGGTACGCCGCGGCCCTGCGCGGAGCGCAGCTGGGCCTGGACGTCGCCCTGATCGAGAAGGGCAAGGTCGGCGGCACCTGCCTGCACAACGGCTGCATTCCCACGAAGGCGCTGCTGCACGCCGGCGAGATCGCCGACCAGGCACGCGAGGCCGGCCAGTTCGGCGTCAAGACGACCTTCGAGGGCATCGACATCGAGGCCGTCCACGCGTACAAGGACGAGGTGATCGCCGGCCTGTACAAGGGCCTGCAGGGTCTCATCGCCTCGCGCA encodes:
- a CDS encoding phosphatidylglycerol lysyltransferase domain-containing protein produces the protein MGEVRLSNEEAGRSTARSRRSAAFAIWYLRVVSFINFLSAVWVTLGQDLRRHNTENFFTPYLLTAGFSSGVVALFLAVTMRRRKRAAWIVNAVAGGLLLLLLALAFLFPEIRQHAQNWISLALTAAFVLALLLGRREFYAKGDRSNPRLAAVVAAVGLLVTSLLAAGLVTLTNTAHDDYRSTFLDRWRYGALRLVSVAADDSRFPGITTPGWVDVVINVLSTLLLIAVVYVAFRARRAVDALTPEDEARLRGLLDKYGDRDSLGYFALRREKSAVWSPTGKAAVVYRVVGGVSLASGDPIGDPEAWPGAITPWLAEAREHGWIPAVMGASEEAGTVYARHGLDALELGDEAIVETADFTLEGRAMRTVRQAYNRVRRAGYEVTVRRHADIPADEMAELLRRADDWRDGATERGFSMALGRLGDPADGQCVMLECRDAPAASDTPGSTAGDGGADGDGGARAKPGELRAVLSFVPWGPHGLSLDLMRRDRDAENGLMEFMVIELLQRSGEIGITQVSLNFAMFRSVFERGSRLGAGPVLRLWRSLLSFFSRWWQIESLYRANAKYRPIWEPRFMLFEKSADLLRIGVAAGRAEGFLEAPGLPRWMHRTHLETHR
- a CDS encoding adenosylcobinamide-GDP ribazoletransferase, which gives rise to MTSLNSHGIRFAFGTLTVLPVRVTRWDRGSARAGMLCAPLAGLVVGLLAAAPGSLLLLSGAGPLLAAVASVAVPAALTRGLHLDGLADTADGLGSAKPAEDALRIMKQSDIGPFGVITLLLVLLAQVAVLFQLYGQGWAHGALGAAVAAVAARLALTLASRQGVPAARPEGLGAVVASTVPVGRATAAGVLTVAGCAAAGALLGPCGALHHALAVLGALVAAELLLRHCVRRFGGVTGDVFGGLEETAATAALVILALGA
- a CDS encoding endo alpha-1,4 polygalactosaminidase; its protein translation is MPVTVLILLVLLSGCTPGRPESGPPERSGSAGPDTGSRWRPEPGLDWQWQLSGRLDPTVDVPVYDIDGFDHDAAAVAGLHRRDRKVICYLSTGAWEDFRPDAGEFPAAVLGRGNGWEGERWFDIRAVDILEPLMEARIAMCAKKGFDAVEPDNMDGYRNRTGFPLTAADQLRYNRLIARIAHRHGLAVGLKNDLDQIPELVGDFDFAVNEQCAQYGECGDLTPFIEAGKAVFHVEYELPVARFCADSRRLGLSSLLKKYELGVWRKAC
- a CDS encoding leucyl aminopeptidase, whose amino-acid sequence is MTALTLSTSGAATLRADALVVGVAKGAKGPVLAPGAEAVDKAFDGKLATVLETLGATGAEGEVTKLPAPSGLKAPVVIAVGLGPVPDKDDAYDSEALRRAAGSAARALTGSKKAGFALPAESVEDAEAVAEGALLGAYAFTAYQGGENKLAPKGKKDSGPKQPLAEVALLGAKPRDKAFKAAAERAVALAEEINRARDLINTPPNDLYPESFAAVATAAGKEHGIKVQILDEKALVKGGFGGLLGVGQGSSHGPRLVKLAYTHPKAEKTLALVGKGITYDSGGISLKPAGHNETMKCDMSGAAAVFAAVVAAARLGLRVNVTGWLALAENMPSGNATRPGDVLHMYSGKTVEVLNTDAEGRLVLADALTRASEEKPDAIVDVATLTGAMVLALGNRTFGIMANDDAFRTSIHEIAEEVGEASWPMPLPADLRKGMDSPTADIANMGERMGGGLVAGLFLQEFVGEGIAWAHLDIAGPAFHEGAPYGYTPKGGTGSAVRTLVRLAERTAAGDLG